The Solanum pennellii chromosome 11, SPENNV200 genome contains a region encoding:
- the LOC107004987 gene encoding heparan-alpha-glucosaminide N-acetyltransferase isoform X2, protein MGSYQLIREKKDARLRWDPQQLQLGDIIVEGEGKNLSPRIEVITSDATSNLEKSPTSPLSTLPKSIGDHGGPHSHRSKTGGGSGRLLSLDIFRGITVALMIFVEYAGGIYPAINHSPWDGITLADFVMPFFLFIVGVSLALGYKNMPCRLTATGKAIHRALKLLILGLFLQGGYFHGIKNLTYGVDVERIRWMGILQRIAISFLLAAMCEIWLKGDNKVNSGQSLLKRYHQQWAMAIMVTALYLSLFYGLYVSDWEYQMPMDISSSEAKIFTVKCGLRGDSGPACNAVGMIDRKILGIQHLYARAIYGRSKECSVNSPNYGPLPLDAPSWCQAPFDPEGLLSSLMAIVTCFIGLHYGHIIVHFKDHKVRIQQWLVPSSCLVLLGVTCDCLGMHANKVDVWGYRHWTTILKWMGTNALLIYILVSCNILPVLLQGFYWRRPENNILTMIGVGPKK, encoded by the exons atgggATCTTATCAACTAATTAGAGAGAAGAAAGATGCAAGATTAAGATGGGATCCACAACAATTACAACTAGGGGATATTATAGTTGAAGGAGAAGGGAAGAATTTATCTCCTAGGATTGAGGTTATTACTAGTGATGCAACAAGTAATTTAGAGAAATCACCCACATCTCCTTTGTCTACATTGCCTAAATCCATTGGTGATCATGGTGGACCTCATTCTCATAGGTCTAAGACTGGAGGAGGGAGTGGTCGTCTTCTTTCTCTTGACATTTTTCGCGGTATCACTGTTGCG TTAATGATATTTGTGGAATACGCTGGTGGAATTTATCCTGCTATCAATCATTCACCATGGGATGGTATAACCCTGGCAGATTTTGTCATGCCATTTTTCCTCTTCATTGTTGGAGTGTCGCTTGCACTTGGGTACAAG AACATGCCCTGCAGACTGACTGCAACTGGAAAAGCAATTCACCGCGCGCTTAAGCTACTCATCCTTGGACTCTTTCTTCAAG GAGGCTATTTTCATGGTATCAAAAATCTAACTTATGGAGTGGACGTTGAGAGAATCAGATGGATGGGTATATTGCAG AGAATTGCAATATCATTTTTGTTGGCAGCAATGTGTGAAATCTGGCTAAAGGGTGATAATAAAGTCAATTCAGGACAATCTTTGTTGAAGAGATACCATCAACAATG GGCCATGGCTATAATGGTTACTGCTTTATACCTTTCTTTGTTCTACGGTTTATATGTTTCTGACTGGGAATATCAGATGCCAATGGACATATCTTCTTCAGAAGCAAAGATATTCACA GTGAAATGTGGTTTACGGGGAGACAGTGGACCAGCATGTAATGCTGTTGGAATGATTGATCGAAAAATATTGGGTATTCAACACTTATATGCAAGAGCCATTTATGGACGATCAAAA GAATGTAGTGTCAACTCCCCTAACTACGGTCCCCTTCCGCTAGATGCTCCATCATGGTGTCAAGCTCCTTTCGACCCAGAAGGACTTTTGAG CTCATTGATGGCTATTGTAACTTGCTTCATTGGTTTGCATTACGGACACATCATTGTTCATTTCAAG GATCATAAAGTTAGAATTCAGCAATGGTTGGTACCATCCTCTTGTCTCGTGCTATTGGGTGTAACATGTGACTGCCTGG GGATGCACGCAAACAAG GTTGATGTGTGGGGCTATAGACACTGGACCACAATACTGAAATGGATGGGAACAAACGCGTTGCTGATTTACATTCTTGTATCGTGCAACATCCTGCCCGTTCTTTTGCAGGGATTCTACTGGAGGCGGCCTGAAAACAACATT CTCACGATGATTGGTGTCGGACCTAAGAAGTAA
- the LOC107004987 gene encoding heparan-alpha-glucosaminide N-acetyltransferase isoform X1 → MGSYQLIREKKDARLRWDPQQLQLGDIIVEGEGKNLSPRIEVITSDATSNLEKSPTSPLSTLPKSIGDHGGPHSHRSKTGGGSGRLLSLDIFRGITVALMIFVEYAGGIYPAINHSPWDGITLADFVMPFFLFIVGVSLALGYKNMPCRLTATGKAIHRALKLLILGLFLQGGYFHGIKNLTYGVDVERIRWMGILQRIAISFLLAAMCEIWLKGDNKVNSGQSLLKRYHQQWAMAIMVTALYLSLFYGLYVSDWEYQMPMDISSSEAKIFTVKCGLRGDSGPACNAVGMIDRKILGIQHLYARAIYGRSKECSVNSPNYGPLPLDAPSWCQAPFDPEGLLSSLMAIVTCFIGLHYGHIIVHFKDHKVRIQQWLVPSSCLVLLGVTCDCLGMHANKVLYSFSYMCITAGSAGFLFIVVYMMVDVWGYRHWTTILKWMGTNALLIYILVSCNILPVLLQGFYWRRPENNILTMIGVGPKK, encoded by the exons atgggATCTTATCAACTAATTAGAGAGAAGAAAGATGCAAGATTAAGATGGGATCCACAACAATTACAACTAGGGGATATTATAGTTGAAGGAGAAGGGAAGAATTTATCTCCTAGGATTGAGGTTATTACTAGTGATGCAACAAGTAATTTAGAGAAATCACCCACATCTCCTTTGTCTACATTGCCTAAATCCATTGGTGATCATGGTGGACCTCATTCTCATAGGTCTAAGACTGGAGGAGGGAGTGGTCGTCTTCTTTCTCTTGACATTTTTCGCGGTATCACTGTTGCG TTAATGATATTTGTGGAATACGCTGGTGGAATTTATCCTGCTATCAATCATTCACCATGGGATGGTATAACCCTGGCAGATTTTGTCATGCCATTTTTCCTCTTCATTGTTGGAGTGTCGCTTGCACTTGGGTACAAG AACATGCCCTGCAGACTGACTGCAACTGGAAAAGCAATTCACCGCGCGCTTAAGCTACTCATCCTTGGACTCTTTCTTCAAG GAGGCTATTTTCATGGTATCAAAAATCTAACTTATGGAGTGGACGTTGAGAGAATCAGATGGATGGGTATATTGCAG AGAATTGCAATATCATTTTTGTTGGCAGCAATGTGTGAAATCTGGCTAAAGGGTGATAATAAAGTCAATTCAGGACAATCTTTGTTGAAGAGATACCATCAACAATG GGCCATGGCTATAATGGTTACTGCTTTATACCTTTCTTTGTTCTACGGTTTATATGTTTCTGACTGGGAATATCAGATGCCAATGGACATATCTTCTTCAGAAGCAAAGATATTCACA GTGAAATGTGGTTTACGGGGAGACAGTGGACCAGCATGTAATGCTGTTGGAATGATTGATCGAAAAATATTGGGTATTCAACACTTATATGCAAGAGCCATTTATGGACGATCAAAA GAATGTAGTGTCAACTCCCCTAACTACGGTCCCCTTCCGCTAGATGCTCCATCATGGTGTCAAGCTCCTTTCGACCCAGAAGGACTTTTGAG CTCATTGATGGCTATTGTAACTTGCTTCATTGGTTTGCATTACGGACACATCATTGTTCATTTCAAG GATCATAAAGTTAGAATTCAGCAATGGTTGGTACCATCCTCTTGTCTCGTGCTATTGGGTGTAACATGTGACTGCCTGG GGATGCACGCAAACAAGGTTTTGTACTCCTTCAGTTATATGTGTATTACTGCTGGCTCTGCTGGCTTTCTCTTCATTGTAGTCTATATGATG GTTGATGTGTGGGGCTATAGACACTGGACCACAATACTGAAATGGATGGGAACAAACGCGTTGCTGATTTACATTCTTGTATCGTGCAACATCCTGCCCGTTCTTTTGCAGGGATTCTACTGGAGGCGGCCTGAAAACAACATT CTCACGATGATTGGTGTCGGACCTAAGAAGTAA